AATTACATATAGTGATAATAAAGAGTACAACAAAGCTATAGAATCCTATGAAAAAGCAATAAAAATAAATCCAGAAGATTCAAATGCATATATAAATCTATTTGAATTAGAATTAATTGTAGGAAAATCAAAAAATCAAAAACTTCATAAAAACTATATTTCGCATATAAGAAAAAGTAATGAATCCTTATTCCAATATGATATGTTAAATATTTTAAGAAATATAGCAGAAGATAAAAATGTTGATATAAAAAAATTATTGATTAAGTATAATAATGAAACTTTGGAAGATTGGTGTTTTGAGAATCTAGATTCTTGGAAATTAAAACAAAAAGAAACTGTAAAAAATAAACTTAATCTTGCTATAAATGAATTAAAATTAAAATTAAAAAAAACTAACAACTAATCGTAGTGTGAGTAGTTTTGTTCGAGGTCTAATCGAAGTTAGAGTTTGTAAATAATGAGGGTCTATACAAAATTATTTAGGATTCTCAAAATTGTCGTAGTGCTGACAATTTTGGTCAAGTTCAAGGCGGAAGTTAAAATATGAGAGGAGCATACACGAAGTATGTGACGAACAGATTTTAACTTTTAACGCAGGAATTGGGCAAAAGTGGCAGTACTACGACAACTTTTGAACGATTTTTATTAGATAATTCGCTGAATTTATCGCCGACGTCTTTAAAAACGCGTCAAAATCAATATCAGCCCCACCATCAGCAGTATCAGAAATAGCTCTTAGAATAAAAAAGGGAACATCAAGCGCATCACAAACAACAGCAACACTAGCACCTTCCATTTCCAAAGCATCTGCAGAAAAAGTAGTTTCAATAAACTTCTTTTGCTCAGGCTTATATACAAACTGATCCCCAGTTGCAATCGTACCTTCAATTACAGTGATATTATTTTCCCTAGCAACTTCAATAGCTATATCTCTTAAAGCTTTTGTAGTTTCTACAAAAACTTTCCCCCCAGGAACATAACCTGATGGATGTCCAAAAGCAGTAATATCTAAATCATGCTGACACAGTTTATCTGCAATAATTAAATCTCCGATTTTAAGTTTGGGATTAATTCCACCAGCAACGCCAGAGAATAATAAGGTATCGCAGCCAAACTTTTGAATCATAGTTGAAGCAGTAAGTGTTGCAAATACTTTTCCTATTTTTGAATAAGCAATTACAATATCTAAACCTTTGTGATTTACTTCATAATACGTATTATTTGCATAATCAACTTTATTCACAGAATCAAAATGGGCTAATAAAGGCTCAATTTCTTCTTCCATTGCACCCATAATTGCTAACTTAGTCATTTAAAACCTCCAAGGTTTTTTCTAAAGATGCAAAATCACTTACATTTAACGTAGGTGTTGATTTATCGATTTTTCTGTTAAGCCCTTTTAATACAGCTCCATTTCCAAATTCAATAAACACATCAATTTTTTCAACATTTGCTCTTATACTTTGTTTGTATTTAACAGGTGAAGTTAATTGAGAAGACAATAACTCAATAGCTTCATCTTTTAAATTATATGCTTCACTACTTACATTTGAAATAACATCATAAACAAAATCTTCATTTAAAAATTCTTCTAAATAAGGTTTTAAATTTTCAACTGCTGGTCTTAAAATCTCACAATGAGATGCAACACTCATATCTAAAACAATAGCTCTTTTAGCCCCTGCTTCTTTAAAAGTATCCACTAAACTTTCTAAGTCCGCTTTGTTTCCTGCAACTACTAATTGTCCATCTAAATTATAATTAGCTGGCCAGATTTTTTTATCTGCTTTTCTTTGTGTTTTACAAATATCTTCTACACTTTCATCATCAAGTCCTACTAATGCCATCATTCCAGCACCTTCACCTTCACAAGCTTCGTTCATAAATTTTCCTCTTTTATGTACGACTTCAATAGCATCTAAATAGTTTAATGCTCCACTTGCTACTAGGGCTGAAAACTCACCAAGAGAGTGTCCTAAAACAAATTCTGCTTTAATGTCACACTTGTCTTTAAAAATGGCCCCTGCTATGCTTGAAACTAAAAGAATAGCTGGTTGTGTATATTCTGTTTTAGAAAGATTGTCATTTTCTTCAAATAAAAGTTCTTCAAAATTAATATGTAATCTCTTAGATGCTTTTTCTATCATTTCTTTTGCAATATCACTATTGTCAAAAAAATCTTTTCCCATTCCAATACTTTGAGAGCCCTGCCCTGGAAAAATAAATGCTACTTTTTTCATAAAATACCCTTGTAAAAATTTTCTATAGTTTAATGTTTCTTGTCTAAAACTATTTTTTAAAAGTAGAATTATACAATGTTGATTTTGTTATTACTCTTAAAAAATACTTATTCATCTTGTATACATGAAAAATGCCCAAAAGCTTCACGCTTTTGGGCATTTTAATTTAGTGTTTTGTGTTTTTTGTTAGTCTATAAACGAGTTATAGAAAAGTGTTTTGGCAGCCTGCCA
The genomic region above belongs to Campylobacteraceae bacterium and contains:
- a CDS encoding tetratricopeptide repeat protein, with the translated sequence YSDNKEYNKAIESYEKAIKINPEDSGAYNNLGITYSDNKEYNKAIESYEKAIKINPEDSGAYNNLGITYSDNKEYNKAIESYEKAIKINPEDSGAYNNLGITYSDNKEYNKAIESYEKAIKINPEDSNAYINLFELELIVGKSKNQKLHKNYISHIRKSNESLFQYDMLNILRNIAEDKNVDIKKLLIKYNNETLEDWCFENLDSWKLKQKETVKNKLNLAINELKLKLKKTNN
- a CDS encoding 5'-methylthioadenosine/adenosylhomocysteine nucleosidase, translating into MTKLAIMGAMEEEIEPLLAHFDSVNKVDYANNTYYEVNHKGLDIVIAYSKIGKVFATLTASTMIQKFGCDTLLFSGVAGGINPKLKIGDLIIADKLCQHDLDITAFGHPSGYVPGGKVFVETTKALRDIAIEVARENNITVIEGTIATGDQFVYKPEQKKFIETTFSADALEMEGASVAVVCDALDVPFFILRAISDTADGGADIDFDAFLKTSAINSANYLIKIVQKLS
- the fabD gene encoding ACP S-malonyltransferase is translated as MKKVAFIFPGQGSQSIGMGKDFFDNSDIAKEMIEKASKRLHINFEELLFEENDNLSKTEYTQPAILLVSSIAGAIFKDKCDIKAEFVLGHSLGEFSALVASGALNYLDAIEVVHKRGKFMNEACEGEGAGMMALVGLDDESVEDICKTQRKADKKIWPANYNLDGQLVVAGNKADLESLVDTFKEAGAKRAIVLDMSVASHCEILRPAVENLKPYLEEFLNEDFVYDVISNVSSEAYNLKDEAIELLSSQLTSPVKYKQSIRANVEKIDVFIEFGNGAVLKGLNRKIDKSTPTLNVSDFASLEKTLEVLND